Proteins found in one Ctenopharyngodon idella isolate HZGC_01 chromosome 16, HZGC01, whole genome shotgun sequence genomic segment:
- the colec10 gene encoding collectin-10: MDVQTFSWKLFLFLFLCNLYLYCTTTEICSNSILPGSKGDPGGVGADGEEGRMGKTGPPGQRGLTGEYGEKGEMGQMGKMGPRGTRGDKGQQGVDGLPGLKGKPGTTCDCGRYRKVVRQMDINISKLRNAVRFLKNVVLGIRETENKFYLLVTEARRYEDSLLNCKLRGGSLAMPRTTETNTLLANYIREADLTHVFIGLQVGVTEVGYMYVDGKPLLNPTVWALQGSHSGKGGCMQLGSTGGWSQVDCGAAQYYICEFVKNKNTSATLVL; encoded by the exons ATGGATGTACAAACGTTTAGCtggaaactttttttatttctatttctttGTAATTTATACCTTTATTGTACTACAACCGAAATTTGCTCCAACAGCATTCTCCCTGGATCAAAag GCGATCCAGGTGGAGTGGGAGCAGACGGTGAAGAGGGAAGAATGGGGAAAACCGGCCCACCTGGTCAGCGAG GCCTGACCGGTGAATATGGAGAAAAAGGAGAGATGGGCCAAATGGGAAAGATGGGCCCTAGAGGAACGAGAG GTGACAAGGGACAACAAGGAGTTGATGGTCTCCCAGGGTTAAAAGGAAAGCCTG GAACGACCTGTGACTGTGGGAGGTACAGAAAGGTTGTCAGACAGATGGACATCAATATAAGCAAACTGAGAAATGCTGTCAGGTTTCTTAAGAATG TGGTTCTAGGTATCAGGGAGACTGAGAACAAGTTTTACCTGCTGGTGACAGAGGCACGGAGGTATGAAGACTCACTTCTAAACTGCAAATTGCGTGGGGGGTCTCTTGCTATGCCCAGAACTACAGAGACAAACACCTTGTTGGCCAACTATATCAGAGAAGCTGATCTTACTCATGTGTTCATAGGACTACAGGTAGGGGTGACAGAGGTGGGGTACATGTATGTTGATGGTAAGCCCCTCTTGAATCCCACAGTCTGGGCTCTGCAGGGGTCTCACAGTGGTAAAGGTGGCTGTATGCAGCTTGGTAGTACCGGAGGCTGGAGTCAGGTAGATTGTGGAGCCGCACAGTACTACATATGTGAgtttgtcaaaaacaaaaacacttcagCAACTTTAGTCTTGTGA